Genomic DNA from Streptomyces sp. NBC_01571:
CGTCGGGCGCGGAGTAGGCGTCCACGTCCCGCTGCAGCGCCTGCTCCTCGTCGGTGAGGGTCTTGGTGTCCTTCTGGAGGTCGTCGAGGTGGAAGGATCCCTCGCTCAGCGCGGAGTTCAGTACGAGCAGGCCGATGAGTCCGCCGCCGAGCAGGAGCACGACGAGCAGGACGAAGGGGGTCCGGGCGGCGCCTGCCGCGCCGGCGGGGAGAAGCCGGGCGAGCCGGGCGGCTCGGCCCTTGAGTTCGGGTTTCCTGCTCACAGGCCCTCCCGGCGGGTTCGCTTTCCCGACCCGCGGTCGCGTCGCGGGGAGGCGCCGCCGGCCCTCGGCCGCGCCGTGCGTTCGGGTTTCCCACTCACTCGCTCTCCCCCTCCCGGCGCCTCACTCGGCGTCCTCACGGATGCGCTGTGCCCCGCGCAGCCGCGCCGGAGCCGCTCGCCGGTTCTCGGCGACCTCTTCCTCGGTGGGAAGTTCGGCACCGCGGGTGAGCAGCTTGAGCCGGGGCTGGTAGCGCTCGGGCACCACGGGCAGGCCGGGCGGCGCGGTGGTGGCGGCGCCTGCCGCGAAGACCTGCTTGACCAGCCGGTCCTCCAGCGAGTGGTACGACAGCACGGCGATCCGGCCGCCGACGGCGAGCGCCTTCACGGCGGCGGGGATCGCCCTCTCCAGGACGCTCAGCTCGCCGTTGACCTCGATGCGCAGGGCCTGGAAGGTGCGCTTGGCCGGGTTGCCGCCGGTGCGCTTGGCGGCCTGCGGCAGGGAGTCGCGGATCAGCTCGACGAGCCGCGCACTGTTGCCGAACGGCTCCTTCTCGCGTTCGCGCACCACGGCGGAGACGATCCGCTTGGCCTGCTTCTCCTCGCCGTACGCGCGCAGGATCCGTACCAGTTCGCCCGGCGCGTAGGTGTTGAGCACCTCGGCCGCGCTGATCCCCGTCGTCTGGTCCATGCGCATGTCGAGCGGGGCGTCCTGGGCGTAGGCGAACCCGCGGTCGGCCTCGTCGAGTTGCATGGAGGAGACGCCGAGGTCGAACAGGACGCCCTGGACGCGCGGGGCGTCCAGGCGGGCGAGCACGTCGGGCAGTTCGTCGTAGACGGCGTGCACGAGGGTGGCGCGTTCGCCGAAGGGCGCGAGCCGCTCCGCGGAGAGCCGCAGCGCTTCCTTGTCACGGTCGAGGGCCACCAGACGGGCCTCGGGGAAGCGGGTGAGGAGCGCCTCGCTGTGGCCGCCGAGTCCGAGCGTGCAGTCGACGACGACGGCTCCCGGCTCGGCGAGGGCCGGGGCCAGCATGTCCAGGCACCGCTGGAGCATCACCGGGACGTGTCGACTCTGGCTCAAGGGGCCCTCTCAGATCCGGCACGGTGGCACGCACCGCCGGGTCCCCGCCCGCTCGAGAAGGGGAGGCCTGCTGCCGCCGGGTGAGTGGCGTCAGCCGACCGGGAGCGGGAGGAGGCCGAGCCGTACGTACGCGCCGCGCACGCGGGGAAGACGCCGGAAAATCGCCGGGTCTCCGGGGGAAAACAGTCCAGCAGGGAGTCTCGACTCCCGCTTCGCGTCACTTTAGTCCACGCCGTGTCGCGGTCAATCAACCGGCATGCGCGTCGCGGACCGCTCCTCGATCAAGCCCCCGACGAAGTCACGAATCGGTAAAGATCACCCAAACGGCCGGTACCGAGAGCCCATGTGGGTTACCTCACAACAAGAGACGATGACGTTCTTTGTCCACCCTCACAGCAGGACTACTTCATACGTGACCAGTAACGTCATAGCTATGACGACTTCTGCATCCGTACCCACAGAGCCCGAAGACGCCATATCCACCCGCGGCGTCTCCCCCGACGGCACCGTGACCGATCGCCTCGTCGAGGCGAACCACCGGTACGCCGCCGCGTTCACCGACCCGGGGATGGACGCACGGCCCGTGCTGCACGTGGCCGTGGTCGCGTGCATGGACGCCCGGCTCGACCTGCACGCGGCGCTCGGCCTGGAGCTTGGCGACTGTCACACCATCCGCAACGCGGGCGGTGTGGTCACCGACGACGTGATCCGTTCCCTCACGATCAGCCAGCGAGCGCTCGGCACCCGGAGCGTCGTGCTCATCCACCACACCGGCTGCGGCCTGGAGTCCCTCACCGAGGAGTTCCGGCACGACCTGGAGATGGAGGTCGGCCAGCGCCCCGCCTGGGCGGTCGAAGCCTTCCGGGACGTCGAACAGGACGTACGGCAGTCGATGCAACGGGTGCGCACCTCCCCGTTCCTGCTCCACACGGAGGACGTGCGCGGCTTCGTCTTCGACGTGACGACGGGCCTGCTGCGCGAGATCGATCCCGCCTGAACGCTCCCACCGGCCCCCTCGTACAACCTCAGGGGGCCCTCGTGGGACTCTCACTTCACGAAATGACCCCGACCTTTCGGCGCCCAAAAGCCCGTAAGACCCGACATATCGCAGCCAGTTATCCACAGGCGAGTGACACGAACCGGTAACGGCAACAAGAATGCGGGTGTGGCGTCACGCGGAACTTCGCGCGTGGTGTCCGTTTTTCGGGGTGGGCCGGTCCGCACAGGGCGTCGGCCCGGGAAAGGGCCGAGGAGGGCCGGGTGACGACCTATGACGATCGAGCGAGCCTCACGGATCTGACCGCCACTGTGGAGCGAGTCCGCAGTTCGGTGGAAGGAGTGATCGAGGGCAAGCCAGAGGTCGTACGGCTTTCGCTGACCGTGCTGCTCGCCGAGGGGCATCTTCTGATCGAGGATGTCCCGGGCGTCGGCAAGACCATGCTCGCCAAGGCGCTGGCACGGTCCATCGACTGCTCGGTGCGGCGTATCCAGTTCACGCCCGACCTGCTGCCCTCGGACATCACCGGTGTGTCCATCTGGGACCAGCAGCGCCGGGACTTCGAGTTCAAGCCGGGCGCGATCTTCGCGCAGATCGTGATCGGCGACGAGATCAACCGCGCCTCGCCCAAGACGCAGTCCGCACTCCTGGAGTCGATGGAGGAGCGCCAGGTCACCATCGA
This window encodes:
- the rsmH gene encoding 16S rRNA (cytosine(1402)-N(4))-methyltransferase RsmH; protein product: MSQSRHVPVMLQRCLDMLAPALAEPGAVVVDCTLGLGGHSEALLTRFPEARLVALDRDKEALRLSAERLAPFGERATLVHAVYDELPDVLARLDAPRVQGVLFDLGVSSMQLDEADRGFAYAQDAPLDMRMDQTTGISAAEVLNTYAPGELVRILRAYGEEKQAKRIVSAVVREREKEPFGNSARLVELIRDSLPQAAKRTGGNPAKRTFQALRIEVNGELSVLERAIPAAVKALAVGGRIAVLSYHSLEDRLVKQVFAAGAATTAPPGLPVVPERYQPRLKLLTRGAELPTEEEVAENRRAAPARLRGAQRIREDAE
- a CDS encoding carbonic anhydrase translates to MTTSASVPTEPEDAISTRGVSPDGTVTDRLVEANHRYAAAFTDPGMDARPVLHVAVVACMDARLDLHAALGLELGDCHTIRNAGGVVTDDVIRSLTISQRALGTRSVVLIHHTGCGLESLTEEFRHDLEMEVGQRPAWAVEAFRDVEQDVRQSMQRVRTSPFLLHTEDVRGFVFDVTTGLLREIDPA